One window from the genome of Grus americana isolate bGruAme1 chromosome 2, bGruAme1.mat, whole genome shotgun sequence encodes:
- the FIGNL1 gene encoding fidgetin-like protein 1 has product METPTHSTVHLSDWQKSYFAITSGTCTPGQKADEYRAKILRIQYAWANSEISQVCAANLFKKYAEKYSAIIDSDNIETGLNNYAENILTLAKCQQNDSDKWQSALTTDNVFELKCVQERMQAGKNVQSSQMAPADACVLADKGVSASATPGLPKLSICSSAGETELCVGSAKHASRGPDLIEHPSSSKSLQCSVPPVTKTSDTLPASSASLNEQVHTGFQATPLFGSKEATSSSSLQMSSNCRDGQNLSLSNQSAIPAWSTSSGKRKAFYGLADEGSTVIPSLAPCQASISTETSSFSGNKNRNEESGVPGFRTAKEQLWVDQQKKYQNLPQRAPVSSYGGVKKSLGAGRSRGPFGKFVPPVPKQDGNENGGAQCKPHAGGPTDPLLPVDERLKNIEPKMVELIMHEIMDHGPPVNWDDIAGVEFAKATIKEIVVWPMLRPDIFTGLRGPPKGILLFGPPGTGKTLIGKCIACQSGATFFSISASSLTSKWVGEGEKMVRALFAVARCQQPAVIFIDEIDSLLSQRGDGEHESSRRIKTEFLVQLDGATTSSEDRILVVGATNRPQEIDEAARRRLVKRLYIPLPEASARRQIVTRLMSKEHCSLNEEEIELIVKKSNGFSGADMTQLCREASLGPIRSLQSMDIATIMPDQVRPIAFLDFESAFRTVRPSVSSKDLELYETWNQTFGCGR; this is encoded by the coding sequence ATGGAAACCCCCACGCACAGCACCGTGCACCTGAGTGACTGGCAGAAAAGTTACTTTGCTATTACCTCTGGCACCTGCACACCCGGACAGAAGGCAGATGAATACCGTGCCAAAATCCTTCGTATTCAGTATGCATGGGCAAACTCTGAGATCTCTCAGGTCTGTGCTGCCaacctgtttaaaaaatacGCAGAGAAATACTCTGCAATTATTGACTCTGACAACATAGAGACTGGCTTGAATAACtatgctgaaaacattttgactttGGCAAAGTGTCAGCAAAAtgacagtgacaagtggcaaTCTGCCTTGACAACAGATAATGTATTTGAATTAAAGTGTGTGCAAGAGAGGATGCAGGCTGGCAAAAATGTCCAGAGCTCTCAGATGGCACCAGCAGATGCCTGTGTACTAGCTGATAAAGGGGTCAGTGCCTCTGCCACTCCAGGTCTTCCTAAACTCAGTATCTGCAGCAGTGCCGGAGAGACTGAGCTCTGTGTTGGCTCAGCAAAACATGCAAGTCGGGGACCAGATCTCATTGAGCATCCCTCATCTTCAAAGTCTCTTCAATGCAGTGTGCCTCCTGTGACCAAAACTTCAGATACGCTTCCTGCTTCTTCAGCCTCTTTAAACGAACAGGTTCATACAGGTTTCCAGGCAACTCCACTATTTGGAAGTAAAGAAGCGACAAGCAGTAGTTCTCTGCAAATGTCGAGTAACTGTCGTGATGGACAAAATTTGTCTCTTTCCAATCAATCAGCTATACCTGCATGGTCCACAagttctggaaaaagaaaagcgtTTTATGGTCTGGCTGATGAAGGCAGCACGGTGATTCCTAGTCTTGCTCCGTGCCAGGCTTCCATTAGTACAGAAACCAGTAGTTTTTCAGggaataaaaacagaaatgaagagagCGGTGTACCTGGTTTTAGAACTGCAAAGGAACAGCTGTGGGTGGATCAGCAAAAGAAATATCAAAACCTACCCCAGCGCGCACCAGTCTCGTCATATGGAGGCGTAAAAAAATCACTGGGTGCAGGCAGATCTCGGGGTCCATTTGGCAAGTTTGTTCCTCCAGTTCCAAAGCAAGATGGAAATGAAAACGGAGGAGCACAGTGTAAACCTCATGCAGGAGGACCGACAGATCCATTGCTGCCTGTGGATGAACGACTGAAAAATATAGAACCAAAAATGGTTGAACTCATTATGCATGAGATCATGGACCATGGGCCTCCCGTCAACTGGGATGACATTGCCGGAGTTGAATTTGCTAAAGCTACCATAAAAGAAATAGTAGTCTGGCCTATGCTGAGGCCAGACATCTTCACTGGGTTACGTGGTCCTCCTAAAGGAATTCTTCTCTTTGGTCCCCCCGGGACTGGCAAGACTCTTATAGGCAAGTGCATTGCATGCCAGTCTGGAGCGACTTTTTTTAGCATCAGTGCCTCCTCTCTGACTTCCAAGTGGGTAGGTGAGGGAGAAAAGATGGTCCGTGCACTGTTCGCTGTGGCACGATGTCAACAGCCAGCAGTGATTTTCATCGATGAAATCGATTCTCTGTTGTCTCAGCGTGGAGATGGGGAGCACGAGTCATCGAGAAgaataaaaactgaatttctggTCCAGTTAGATGGGGCAACAACCTCCTCTGAAGATCGTATTCTAGTGGTTGGAGCAACAAATCGACCCCAAGAAATTGATGAAGCTGCCCGGAGGAGACTAGTGAAGAGACTGTACATTCCTCTTCCAGAAGCCTCAGCTAGGAGACAGATTGTTACCCGTCTAATGTCAAAGGAGCACTGCTCTCTAAATGAAGAGGAAATTGAGCTCATAGTTAAGAAATCAAATGGATTTTCTGGGGCAGACATGACACAGCTCTGTCGAGAAGCTTCTCTGGGCCCTATCCGCAGTCTTCAGTCCATGGACATTGCAACCATCATGCCAGACCAAGTACGGCCTATCGCATTTCTGGACTTTGAGAGTGCCTTCAGAACTGTGCGGCCCAGCGTCTCCTCGAAGGACCTAGAGCTGTATGAAACCTGGAACCAGACATTTGGCTGCGGTAGATAA